CCGGGCGCTGCGGCCGGCGCTGAGCCGCGCCGCCGGCGTCCCGATGCCCGACGACGCGGTGTTCGAGGCCGTCGAGCGGCTGCACGCCGACCTCGAGGACGTGCGTCGCATCCTCACGGACCGCGACGCGACGGTGCGGCTGGTGCTCACCCCCGAGACGGTCGTCGTCGCCGAGGCACGGCGCTCGCTGACGACGCTGTCGCTCTACGGCTACCGGGTCGACGGGGTGGTGGCCAACCGGGTCTTCCCCGAGCACGCGGGCGACCCCTGGCGCGACGCCTGGGTGGCCTCGCAGCGCGACGTGCTGGCCGAGGTGCGGCAGTCCTTCGTCGACCTGCCCGTCTGGCGCTCGGCGTACGCCGCGGCCGAGCCGGTGGGCGTGGAGGCCCTCGCGGCGTTCGCGCGGGCGGCGTACGACGGCGCCGACCCGCTGGCCGTGCCCGAGGGGGAGGGCCCCCTCACCATCACGCGCACGGCGACCGGGGCCGAGCTCCGCATCGCCCTGCCCTTCGCCCAGCGGGCCGACGTCGACCTGGCCCGCCACGGCGACGAGCTGGTGGTGACCGTCGGGTCCTACCGCCGCCTGCTCGCCCTGCCCGCGGCCCTCACGCGCCACCAGGTCGCGGGCGCTCGCGTCGAGGACGGAGCGCTGCGGGTACGGTTCCGCTTCGAGCAGGAGGAACAGCCGTGACCGACGCAGACCAGCCCCACCCCCGACCGGGTGCCGGTTCGGGCACCGGTCGGGGCGAACCCGTCGGCAGCGTCGGCGAGGAGGCGGCCAAGCTGTTCGGCGCCCTGTCGGACTGGGCCCGCGAGCAGGGACCCGACGTGTCGGGAGCCGCCTCGGGTGCCGCCTCGAGCGCGAGGGACGCCTTCTCGCGCGCCGTGCACGACGCCGACCAGCACGTGGCCACCGGCGGTGAGGACTGCCGCTGGTGCCCGGTGTGCCAGGTGATCCACGTGGTCCGCTCGACCAGCCCCGAGGTGCGGCACCACCTGGCGGCCGCGGCCGGCTCGCTGGCCCAGGCCGTGGCGGGGCTGCTCGCCACCCAGCCGGGGGAGCGGCAGGCCCACCCGGTGGAGAAGATCGACCTCGACGCCCAGGGCGTGTGGGACGACGACGAGAGGGACACGGACCGATGACGCTGACGGTGGGGGTCGACATCGGCGGGACCAAGATCGCCGCGGGCGTGGTCGCCGAGGGCGGCGAGGTCCTGGCCCGGGCGCGCACCCGCTCGCCCGCGACGGACCCGCCGGAGATCGTGCGCACCATCGGCGAGCTGGTCCGCGGACTGGTCGCCGACCTGCCCCCGGGCTCCGAGGTCGAGGCCGTCGGCGCCTCCGCGGCGGGATTCGTCGACAAGCAGCGCGCCTCGCTGGTCTTCGCGCCCAACCTGGCCTGGCGCGACGAGCCGCTCAAGGCCCACCTCGAGCGGGAGCTGCAGCTGCCGGTCGTGGTGGAGAACGACGCCAACGCGGCCGCGTGGGGCGAGTTCCGCTTCGGCGCCGGCGAGGACGTCGACAACCTGCTGATGCTCACCATCGGCACCGGCGTGGGCGGCGGCATCGTGCTCGACGGCGAGCTGGTGCGCGGCGGCTTCGGCATGGGCGGCGAGGTCGGCCACATCACCCTGGTGCCCGACGGCGTGCTGTGCGGCTGCGGCAACCTCGGCTGCCTGGAGTCCTACGGGTCGGGCTCGGCGCTGGTGCGCCACACCCGCGAGCAGGCGCGCCAGGACCCGGGGGCCCGACACCTGCTGGACCAGGTCGACGGCGTCGCCGAGCAGCTCACCGGCCCGATGGTGACGACCGGGGCCCTCGCCGGCGACCCGTTCTCGATCGCGATGCTGGCCTGGCTGGGCGACTGGATCGGCCGGGGCGTGGCCTCCTTGACCGCGGTGCTCGACCCGGCCGTGGTCGTCATCGGAGGCGGCGTGGGGGAGGCGGGCGACCTGCTGCTCGACCCGGTCCGCGACAGCTTCGCCGAGCACGTCACCGGCGCGGGTCACCGGCCGCTGCTCGAGGTCCGTGGCGCCCGCCTCGGCAACGCCGGTGGCCTGGTGGGCGTCGCCGACCTCGCGCGGCGCCGCTGATGGCGACCGGCGACGCTCCTGTCGGGCTGCCCTCCATCGGCGTCGACATCGGCGGCACCAAGGTGCTGGCCGCGGTGGTCGACGAGGACGGCCGCGTGGTCGACACCCAGACGACCGCCACCCCGGGCAAGGGGTCGGGCATCGACGACGCCACCGCCGAGGAGGTCGAGGACGCCCTGGTCTCGGTGGTGAGCGCGCTGACCCGCGAGCACGGCCGGTGCACGGTGGGCGTCGCGGCCGCCGGCTTCGTCGACGCGCTGGGGGAGCGGGTGCGCTTCGCCCCCCACCTGCCGTGGCGCGACGAGCCGCTGGCCGAGCGGCTGACCGAGCGGCTCGGCGCGAGCGTGGTAGGCGAGGTCTTCGTCGACAACGACGCCAATGCCGCGCTGTGGGCCGAGGTGCGCTTCGGTGCGGCCGGCGACGCCGAGCACGTCGTCATGATCACGCTCGGCACCGGCATCGGCGGTGCGCTGCTGCTCGGAGGCACCCTGCACCGCGGGCTCAACGGCATGGCCGGCGAGTTCGGCCACATGCAGGTCGTCCCCGACGGACGTGGCTGCGAGTGCGGCGGTCGCGGCTGCTGGGAGCAGTACTGCTCGGGACGCGCCCTGGGCCGCGCCGCCCAGGCGGCCGGCTCGACCCTCGTGGGCCCCGCGCTGACCGAGGCCGCGCAGGAGGGCGACCCGGCGGCCGTCGCGGCGTACGCCGAGGTGGGGCGCTGGCTCGGGGTCGGGGCCGCCAACGTCGCCGCCGCGGTCGACCCCGAGCTGATCGTCGTCGGCGGCGGCGTCTCGGCCGCTGGCGAGCTGCTGATGGCCCCGGCGCGGGCCGCCCTGGCCGAGAGCCTGGTCGGCCGGGGCCACCGGGTGCTGCCGGAGTTCCTCAGCGCCGACCTCGGACCGCTGGCGGGCGTGGTCGGCGTGGCCGACCTGGCCCGCGACATGCTCTAGGTCGCGGACCGCCCCCCCGGCGACCGGCCTCAGCCGCGCTGGCGGGTGTAGCCCGGCGCGAGCTCCTGGGCCAGCTGCTCCAGGAAGAGTCCGACGTCGGTCACGATGCCGCGCGCCTGCGAGGAGCCCCGGTCGGCCAGCTTGGTGACCGTCGCGGGGTTGATGTCGACGCAGACCAGCGGCACCGACGCCGGCAGGATGTTGCCGGTCGCCACCGAGTGCAGCATGGTCGCGACCATCAGGCAGAAGCCGGCGCCCTCGAGCTGGGCGCGCATCGCCCGCTGGCCCACGATGACGTCGGTGTGGACGTCGGGCAGCGGGCCGTCGTCGCGCACCGAGCCGACCAGCACGAACTCCTTGTCGTGGGTCACCAGCGCGTGCATGATCCCGCTGGTCAGCACGCCCTGCTCGACCGCGTCGCGGATCGAGCCCGCCTTGCGGATCGTGTTGATGGCGCGGATGTGGTGCTCGTGGCCGTGCTCGACGCCCTGGCCGCGGGCCAGGTCGATGCCCAGCGAGGTGCCGTAGAGGGCGGACTCGATGTCGTGGGTGGCGAGCGCGTTGCCGGCGAACAGGACGTCGACGTAGCCCGCCTCGACCAGCGCGACCATCGCGGGCGCGGCGCCGGTGTGGACCACCCCGGGGCCGCCGACCCACAGCACCTTGCGACCGGCCTGCTTGGCCTCCCGCATCCCGTCCGCGACCTGGCGCACCAGCACCGCCTGCGGCTTCTCGCTCGACACGTCGGACTCCATGAAGCCGAAGCCGCCCTCGGCCTTGGTGCTGACCGGGGCCGTGACGCGCACGCCCGCGGCGCCGCACACCACGCGCATCCCGGCGCGCACGTCCGACATGGGCAGCGTGCGGACGGCGTCGTCGCCGTCGACGACGAGCCCGCAGTCCATCTCCGGGTTCGAGACCGCGACCCAGCGGCCCTGCAGGCGCACCTGGGTCTCGAGGTTGGTGCTGGAGTAGAAGCCGTCGGGGAAGACGCCGTCGCGGTCGGCCTCGACCACCTCGGCCTCGCCGGGCTCGACCTGGTTGACGCCGTGGGTCTGCAGCCGCATCAGGATCCGCTGCAGGGTCGGCTCGTCGTCGGCCGACACCTCGATCCGGGCGTACGACGGGTCGCCGGTGCCGTGCCCGATGTCGAACTGCCGCACGACGTAGTCGCCGCCGTACTCCCCGATGTCGTTGAGCACGCGCGAGAGCGACCCCTCGTCGATGAGGTGGCCGGTGATCTCGACGCTCTCCTGGTGGGCCTGGGGCGACCTGGTCTGCGACATGGGTGGGGTCCCTCTCGGTGCTCCGCGGTGGGGCGGCGAGGGGCCTAGAGCACCGCGCCGTCGTCGTCGTGGTCGTCGTGGTGACCCGGTCGCATCGAGGCGACGAGGAAGACGAAGCCGCCCACGAACCAGACCATGAGTACCACGCTGAGCCACTGCGGGAGCGAGACCCCCACCAGCAGCGAGGCGAGCGCGAACAGTGGCACCCCGAACAGGCCGATCCACGCGGCCAGGCGCGGCGGCGTGGTGCGCGGCACGGGCGGGGGCGGCGGCGGGACGAAGTGCTCCTCGCGCTCGACGGGCTCGCGCACCGAGCCCCCGGAGCGCTGGTCGGGGGCCGGGAGCGAGCGGGGCTCGTCGGGCTCGTCGGGCGGCAGCGACGGGGCCGGCGGGGTCGTCGGGGCGTCGCGGGCGGGCCGGGCGGTGCTCGTGCCGGAGCCGGGCTGCTCCCACGCGGGACGGTCGCCGTAGTTGGCGACGATGGCCTCCCAGGCCGCCTCGTGGGCGTCGCGCTCGGCCTGCTGGTCGCTGGGCTCGGGACCGCGCTCGTCGTCGGGCGGGACGGACACGGGCTGCTCCTCCGGAGGTGCCGGGGCGGTCCCCGGCTGCTGGCCCGGTCATCGTGTCACGCACACCGGGCGCGGACCAGGTGACGTCCGTGAGCGGCGGTCCGGTCCAGCCCACGGACGTTCGTCGGCGGGGCCGTGCATGGCCTAGGGTCGAGCGACGACAGGGAGGTTCGGCGTTGTTCTACTGGTTCTTGAGGTACGTCGCACTCGGGCCCGTGCTGCGGGTGGTGTTCCGGCCTCGGGTGATGGGGCACGAGAACGTCCCGGAGACCGGTGGGGCGATCCTGGCCAGCAACCACCTGTCGTACGCCGACTGGCTGTTCATGCCGCTGACGATCTCGCGCAAGGTGACCTTCGTGGCCAAGGCGGAGTACTTCAACTCCCCGGGCGTCAAGGGCTGGCTGCAGAAGAAGTTCTTCTCCGGCGCCGGCCAGGTCCCCATCGACCGCTCGGGCGCCTCGGCCGCCGAGGGGGCGCTGGCCACCGCCAAGCGCGTGCTGGCCGAGGGCGAGCTGTTCGGCATCTACCCCGAGGGCACCCGCTCCCACGACGGCAAGCTCTACCGCGGCAAGACCGGCGTCGCCCGGCTCGCGCTGGAGACCGGCGTCCCGGTGATCCCGGTCGCGGTCGTGGGCACCGACGTCGTGGCCCCGCCCGGCAAGAAGTTCGGCGAGTTCACCCGCCCCCACGTGCGCTACGGCCGGCCCCTGGACTTCTCGCGCTACGAGGGCATGGAGAACGACCGCTACATCCTGCGCTCGATCACCGACGAGATCATGTACGAGATCATGCGGCTCTCCGGCCAGGAGTACGTCGACACCTACGCCTCGGTCGCCAAGGACGAGGCCAAGAAGCGCTCGGAGAAGGCCGACAAGGAGAAGGCGCGCGAGGTCGAGGCCCCGGGCGTCGCCCAGGCGGGGCCGGACACGAAGGCCTCCTGAGCGTGGACGAGCCGGGTCCGCACGGTCCCGTCCAGGACACGCTGCTGCGCGCCCTCGGGGTGCTGCGCGTCGTGGTGCTGCTCAACGCGGTGGTGCTGTTCCTGCTCCGCCACGGGAGCTACGACCACCCGGTCGTCGGGGCCGTCGTCGTGCTCGTCCTGGTCGGCTGGACCGCGCTGGCCCTGTGGGCGTACGACGCCGCCGCGCGCCGCGTGCCGCTGCTGCTGGTCTCCGACCTGGTGGTCGCCGTGGCCGCCATCCTGCTCACGCCCTGGGTCAAGGGACCGCAGCTGAGCGCGACCATCCCCGGGTTCTGGGTGATGGGGGTGGTGCTCGCCTGGGCCGTGGTGTGGCGCTGGCAGGGCGGCCTGGCCGCGGCGGTGGCGATCTCGGTGGCCGACGTGAGCATCCGCTCGGAGTTCACCCAGCAGAACTACGGCAACATCTTCCTGCTCGTCCTGGGCGGCGCGGTGGTGGGCTACCTCTCGTCCCTGCTGCAGCAGACCGCCGCGCAGCGCGACCGCGCGGAGCGGGCCGCGGCCGCGGCGGCCGAGCGGCAGCGCCTGGCCCGCGTGGTCCACGACGGCGTGCTGCAGGTGCTCGCGCTGGTGCAGCGACGCGGCCCCGAGCTCGGCCGCGACGGGCGCGAGCTCGGCAGGCTCGCCGGCGAGCAGGAGGTGCGGCTGCGCGGCCTGGTGCAGTCGGGCTCGCGCGAGCTGGTCGCGGACCTCGGCGAGCGCGACCTCGCCCGGGCGCTGACCGAGCTGGCCAGCGCGCAGGTCCACGTCGCGGTGCCGGGCACGCCGGCGGTGGTGGCCGCGGAGACGGCCAGCGAGGTCGTCTGCGCCGTGGAGGCGTGCCTGAGCAACGTCCGCCACCACGTGGCCCGTGACGCCGACGCCTGGGTGCTGCTCGAGGACCTCGGCGACCGCTGGGTCGTCTCGGTGCGCGACGACGGGCCCGGCATCCCCGAGGGGCGGCTCCGGGCCTCGGCCGAGGAGGGCCGCCTCGGCGTCGCCCAGTCGGTGGTGGGCCGGCTCCACGACCTCGGTGGCACCGCCGAGGTGCGCTCGGCGCCCGGCCAGGGCACCGAGTGGGAGCTCACCGTGCCGCGGGGGTCGGCGTGACGATCCACAGCGAGCACCCCTTCGCCGATCCCGACCCCGATCCCGTGCGCCGGCTCCGCGGTCGCCTCGGCGGGGCGGTGACGCTGTGGACGGCCGGCACCTCCGGAGGCGTCGAGCGCGAGCGGGCGGGGCTGACGGTGTCGTCGTTGATGGTGGGCGGGGGCGAGCCGGGCCGGGTGTGCGCCCTGCTCGACCCGGCCTCGGACCTGTGCGAGCTGCTCGAGTCCTCCGGCCGGGCCGTGGTGCACCTGCTCCAGTGGCGCCACCGCGAGCTCGCCGAGGCCTTCGCCGGCCAGCTGCCCGCACCGGGGGGCCCGTTCCGGATGGCGACGTGGGAGCAGGTCGAGCACGGCCCCCGGCTCGCCGACGCGGGCACGTGGGCGGGCGTGGAGCTGGAGGCGGTCCACGAGGTCGGCTGGTCGGACCTCGTCGTGGCCCGGATCGTCACCACGGCCGTGGGCGACGACGACCTCGACCCGCTGGAGCACCGACGCGGCCGCTGGGTCCGTCCGGGACGCTAGGGTCACGCGCGTGGGGGACACGAGCACGGGTGCGGTGGAGCCGGGGCTGCGGCTGATGGTGGTCGACGACCACCCGATGTGGCGCGAGGGCGTGGCCCGCGACCTGGCCGAGGCGGGCATGACCGTGGTCGCCACCGCCGCCGACGGCACCGAGGCGCTGACGCGCTTCCCCGCCGCTCGCCCCCACGTGCTGGTGCTGGACCTGCAGATCCCCGAGCCCAACGGCGTCGAGGTCACGGCCCGCGTCGTGGCCCAGGACCCCTCGGTGCGGGTGCTGATCCTCTCGGCGAGCGGTGAGCAGGCCGACGTGCTGGAGGCGGTCAAGGCCGGCGCCACGGGCTACCTGGTCAAGTCGGCGTCGCGGGCCGAGCTGATCGACGCCGTCCGCCGGGTCGCGCAGGGCGACACCGTCTTCACCCCGGGCCTGGCCGGCCTCGTGCTGGGGGAGTACCGCCGCCTCTCCGACGCCCCGGCCCCGGGGCGCGACGACGACGCGCCGCGGCTCACCGAGCGCGAGACCGAGGTGCTGCGCCTGGTGGCCAAGGGATTGTCGTACAAGCAGATCGCCGAGCGGCTGGTGCTCTCGCACCGGACGGTGCAGAACCACGTGCAGAACACCCTGCGCAAGCTGCAGCTGCACAACCGCGTGCAGCTGGTGCGCTACGCCATCGAGCAGGGGCTCGACGACACCGGTCGCGGCACGCCGTGACCCGGACTCCCCGGCGGGAAGCAGGCGGGGCCCGGTAGCGTTGAGCAGCACAGGCCGGAAGGAGCCCCCCATGGGTCAGGGCACGTTGTTGTTGTTCCGCGCGTCTCTCGGTGCTGTGCTGCGGGCCGAGCGGATGCGTCAGGGCATGACCCTGCGTGACCTCTCGTCGCTCGCCCGCGTCAGCCTGGGCTACATCTCCGAGATCGAGCGCGGGCAGAAGGAGGCCTCCTCCGAGCTGCTGGCTGCGCTCTGCGAGGCCCTCGACATCCCGCTGTCCGGGGTGCTGCGCGAGGTCAGCGACCACGTCGAGACCCAGGAGATCACCCAGGAGGTCGGCGAGCGCCTGGCCGGCCGCCTGGTCGACGACGCCCGCACGGGCGCCACCGGCGGCGACGTCGTCGCCTCCGCCGCCTAGGCCACCCCCGCCGCCTTCTCGAGCGCGGCCACCTCGTCGTCGAGGTGGGTCAGCAGCCGCTGCAGCGACGGCACGCTACGCCGGCAGCCGGTCAGCCCGAAGCACATGTCGTCGACGTAGCTGTTGCAGGTGATGTTGAGGGCCATGCCGTTGATCGGGATCGACAGCGGGTAGGTGCCGGTCATCCGGGCGCCGTTGAGGTACTGCGGCTTCCGGGGACCCGGCACGTTGCTGATGATGAGGTTGAACGGCGGCCGGATCAGGCCGCCGAGCCGCAGCGCCGGGATCACGATCGAGGGAGCCATGCCGAGCGCCGTCATGGCGGTGATCTGCATGGGCGTCATCGAGCTGAGCGCCTGCTTGCCGGTGACCATCGAGCGGTGGATCGAGGCGAGCCGGTCGGCGGGGTCGGCCAGCTCGGTGCCGAGCTTGACCATGACCGCGCCCACCGCGTTGCCGCCCGCCCCGGAGGCCGAGCCCGCCTGCTTGGCGTTGAGGCCCACGGGCACCATCGCGACCAGGCCGGAGTCGGGCAGCGCCTCCTGCTCGAGCAGGTAGCTGCGGATCGCGCCCGAGCACATCGCCAGCACGACGTCGTTGAGCGTGGTGCCCGAGGCCTTGCCGATCGCCCGCAGCCGCTCCAGCGGCCAGTCCTGGGCGGCGAAGCGGCGCGACCCGGTGATGGTGGTGTTGAACATGGTGCGGGGGGCGTAGAGCGAGAGCGCCGAGGTCTCGTTCCTGACGCCGTGCAGCAGCGTCTTGACCAGGGCGCCGGGCAGGCCGGCGGCGTCGGCGGTGATCCCGAGCGCGGTGCGGAACGCGTCGAGCGGGATGGAGCCGATGCTGCGCTCGGCCTCGGCCTGCGCCTTGCGCGTCCGCGCCGCGGGGCGCTGGGCCCACATCGGCGCCATGTCGCGGCGGTCGGGGTCGGTCGACATCACGCTCTGCAGCAGCCGCATCGCGGACACGCCGTCGACCAGCGAGTGGTGGAGCTTGGTGTAGAGCGCGACCCGGCCGTCCTGCATCCCCTCGATGAGGTGCGCCTCCCACAGCGGCCGCTCCCGGGCGAGCCGGGTGCTGTGCAGCCGCGAGCACAGCTCGAGCAGCTCGCGGACGCGGCCCGGCTCGGGCAGCGCGCTGTGGCGGAAGTGGTACTCGAGGTCGAAGTCGTCGTCGGGCGTCCACACCCACTGACCGGCGGTGGTCACGCCGCGGGTGGGGCGCTTGAGGAACAGCGGCGCGACGTCCTGCGCCTGGCTCATCTGCTCGTAGATCTCGCGGACGTAGTCCTGCGGCGCTCCCTCGGGCTTCTCGAACAGCTGGAGACCCCCGACGTGCATCGGCATCTGTCGGTTCTCGGCGTAGAGGAACGCCGCCGAGGTCGGGTCGATCGGAACAGCCACAGGTCAGGCCTCTCGTCAGGTGGGGCGATCCTGTCGCGTCCGTGACCGCGGGACAACCGGTCGGTAACCACGGGATCGGGCAAACCGCTGCGGCCCCTCCCGGAAGCCCGCAGAATCGGGCGTATCGGACACCCCGTCCCGGGAGGAGGGTCATGGCGACGTACACGCCGGCGAGCTACACCGCGACCGCCGTGCCCTCGGCGTACGAGCTGCACGTGATGAAGCGGCTCGGCTGCGGCTGGTCGCCGTCCACCCTGGCGGCCGTGCGCGCGGCGGGCGGCATCGAGGCCTGGCTCGCCCAGCAGCTCGAGCCCGACTCCGTGCCGGAGTCGCCGCTGGTGGCGCAGGTGGACGCGTGGTTCCCCGACCTGCGTCGCACGCCGGCCCAGAAGGCGGCCGACAACGCCAGCAAGCGCAAGCAGCACTACAAGTACGGTCTCGACCTCGCGAACTGGACCACCCTGCGTCGGGTGCACTCCACCCGCCCGGTGCTCGAGACGATGCTCGACTTCTGGGCCAACCACCTGCACGTCTCGACCGGGGACGAGAAGGCCTACACGCACCTGTACGACTACCACCTGGTGCTGCGCCAGCACGCGCTCGGCCGCTTCGAGGACCTGCTGGTGGCCGCCTCGACGCACCCGGCGATGCTGCTCTACCTCGACAACTTCCGCTCGGTCCGCAACGCCCCCAACGAGAACCAGGGACGCGAGCTGCTCGAGCTGCACACCGTCACCACGGAGGCGGGCTACAGCGAGGACATGGTCAAGGACTCGGCGAAGCTGCTCTCCGGCTGGACGGTCGACTGGGGCGGCAGCTACGAGGGCTTCTACAACACCGCCGCCCACACCACGGGGGCGGTGGAGGTGCTGGGCTTCAGCCACCCCAACACCTCCTCCGACGGCCGCGCGGCCTGCGAGGCCTACCTGCGCCACCTGGCCCGCCACCCCGCCACCGCCCGCACCGTCGCCCACCGGCTGGCCGTGCGCTTCGTCGGCGACACGCCCTCGGACGGGCTGGTGGCGCACCTCGCGTCGGTGTTCACCCAGAGCGGCACCGACATCAAGGCGACCCTGCTGGCCCTGGTGGCGCACCCGGAGTTCCGGGCCTCCGCCGGCCAGAAGGTGAGCACCCCGGTCGACGACATGGTCGCCACCCTCAAGGCGCTCGGGGTCAGGGGCCGCGCGCCCACCCGGGACTACGGCGCCGGCTCCTACCCGCTGCACCTGCAGTACCACCACCGCGGCCTGCGGCTGTTCAGCTGGCCGCGCCCCGACGGGTGCCCCGAGACCAACTTCGAGTGGACCTCGGGGATCCGGATGCTCGGCTCCTACCGGTTCCACTGGGACCTGGCCGGCGCCTACTACCCGAAGGCCGACGTGAGCTTCGTGAGCGCCCGGTCGCGGGTGCCGCGCTCGCGGCTCAGCTTCGCGCTCTACTTCGACCACCTCAGCCGCACCCTGCTCGGGCGGCCGTCGACGTCGCGCACCCTCAAGGCGGCCTGCCTCGCGACCGGGCTGTCCCCGAGCACGGTCGTGACCCCCAGCCACGCGGTCGGCGGCTGGATGTTCCCGCACGTCGCCTCGGTGCTGCTCGACTCGCCGGAGCACCTGACGCGATGACGACCCACGACCCCGCCGGACCCGCTCAGGGAGCCCCCATGACCCGTACGACGCACGCCGGCTGCGAGGAGTTCGAGCGGGCCAGCCGCACCAGCCGGCGCGGCTTCCTGCGCGGCGTGGCCGGCACGACCGGCGCGATGGTGACCACCCGGCTCTTCGGCGAGACCCTCCTGGAGGCCAGCCACGGCGCCTCGACCACCGGCAACGTGCTGGTCGTGGTCAGCTTCCGCGGCGGCATCGACGGCCTCGGGGTCGTGGTCCCGCACGCCGACCCGGGCTACTACGCCGCCCGTCGCAGCATCGCGGTCAGCCGCTCCTCGGTGATCGCCGCCGACGCCAGCTTCGGGCTGCACCCCCAGATGGCACCGCTGCTCCCGATGTGGAACAGCGGTCGGCTCGCCGCCGTCCAGGCGGTCGGGCTGCCGGTCCCCAACCGCTCCCACTTCAAGGCCATCGAGGAGGTCGAGGACGCCGACCCCGGCTCCTCGGTGCGCCGCGGCTGGGTCAACCGGATGATCGGGCTCGGCGGCATCGTCGGACCTGCCGAGGCGGTCCACCTCTCCACCCCGCTGAGCCCCACGATGTTCGCCGGGCCGGCCCCCACCATGGCCACCGACGGCTTCAAGGCGCTCACCCTGCCGGGGCTCGGGAGCACCCGCACCGCCAAGCGGTACGCCGGCCAGCGGGCCGTCTGGTCGGGCACCAGCTCGCCCCTGACCCAGGCGGCGGCCGACGCACTGTCGATCAGCAGCGGCCTCGCGTCGCGCATGAGCGCGGCGTACACCCCGGCCAACGGGGCGAGGTACCCCACCGCCTGGCCCTCCACCGAGCTCGCCGAGGCGCTGCGCGACGCGGCCAACCTCATCAAGCGCAACGTCGGCACCACCGTCATCAGCATCGACTACGGCTCCTGGGACATGCACGCCGACTACGGCAACCAGACCGGCGGGCAGATGCAGGCCATGGTCGGCGGCTTCGCGGCCGCGGTGGCGGCGTTCTTCACCGACCTCGGGACGCTGGGGGAGCGGGTCACCCTCGCGACCATCTCGGAGTTCGGCCGCCGCGTCGCCGAGAACGGCAACCGCGGGCTCGACCACGGCTGGGGCAACATGATGCTCGTCGCGGGCGGCGGCGTGCGGGGCGGGCAGTACTACGGCCGGTGGCCCGGGCTGTCCTCGGGCAACCTGGTGGCCGGCGACCTGCAGGTCACCACCGACTACCGCAACGTGCTCGGCGAGATCGTCGCGCGGCGCTTCCCCGACCGGTCGCTGGGCGAGGTCTTCCCGGGCCTGTCCTACCGCCCGCTGGGGCTGATGGCCTGATCGCGGGCGACTAGGCTCCTGGCCGTGGAGCCACAGCCCGGACGGAGCCGACGCGAGCCGTTCCGCCGGGCCGGTGCCGCTGCAGCGCCCCACGTCGAGCTGGCCCTGGCGACCGGGCGCACCAGCATGCGCCAGCGGCGCGCCCGGCTGCGCGCCAAGTCGTGGCAGGTGTGGCAGTGCGCCGTCGCCGCTGGCGTCGCGTGGTTCATCGCCAAGGACCTGCTCGACCACCCGACGCCCTTCTTCGCGCCGGTCGCGGCGGTGGTCAGCCTCGGCACCAGCTACGGCCAGCGGCTGCGCCGGGTGGCCGAGGTGACCGTCGGGGTCGCCGTGGGCGTCCTGCTCGGCGACCTCATCACCTTCCAGCTCGGCACCGGCGCCTGGCAGCTGGCCCTCATCGTCGGCCTGGCCATGACGGCCGCGCTGCTGCTCGACGCCGGCACGCTACTCATCAACCAGGCCGCGATCCAGGCCATCGTGGTCGCGACCCTGGCGCCCGCCGCGGGCGCGTCCTTCCTGCGCTGGACCGACGCCCTGGTCGGCGGTGCGGTGGCCCTGGTGGCCGCCGCCGTGGTGCCCCGGGCCCCGCTGCGCCGCCCGCGCGAGCAGGCGGGCGTGATCGTGCGCAAGGTGTCGGCGCTGCTGCGGGCGGCCGCCGACTCCATCGAGGACGGCGACGCCGCCCGGTCCCTGGAGGTGCTGCGCGACGCCCGCTCGACCGACAGCCTGGTCGCGGAGCTGCGGGCGGCGGCCGACGAGGGCCTCTCGGTGGTCCGGTCCTCGCCGTTCCGGCGTGCCCACAAGGGCGGCGTGCGCGCGATGGCCGACCTGGTGGAGCCGCTCGACTTCGCGCTGCGCAACACCCGGGTGCTGGTCCGCCGGGTCGCGGTCGCGTGCTACCGCCACGAGCCGATCCCCACGTCGTACGCCGGGCTGCTGCGCGACCTCGCCGACTGCAGCGACTCCGTGGCCGCCGAGCTGGCGGC
This genomic interval from Nocardioides scoriae contains the following:
- a CDS encoding DUF1501 domain-containing protein; the protein is MTRTTHAGCEEFERASRTSRRGFLRGVAGTTGAMVTTRLFGETLLEASHGASTTGNVLVVVSFRGGIDGLGVVVPHADPGYYAARRSIAVSRSSVIAADASFGLHPQMAPLLPMWNSGRLAAVQAVGLPVPNRSHFKAIEEVEDADPGSSVRRGWVNRMIGLGGIVGPAEAVHLSTPLSPTMFAGPAPTMATDGFKALTLPGLGSTRTAKRYAGQRAVWSGTSSPLTQAAADALSISSGLASRMSAAYTPANGARYPTAWPSTELAEALRDAANLIKRNVGTTVISIDYGSWDMHADYGNQTGGQMQAMVGGFAAAVAAFFTDLGTLGERVTLATISEFGRRVAENGNRGLDHGWGNMMLVAGGGVRGGQYYGRWPGLSSGNLVAGDLQVTTDYRNVLGEIVARRFPDRSLGEVFPGLSYRPLGLMA
- a CDS encoding FUSC family protein — encoded protein: MEPQPGRSRREPFRRAGAAAAPHVELALATGRTSMRQRRARLRAKSWQVWQCAVAAGVAWFIAKDLLDHPTPFFAPVAAVVSLGTSYGQRLRRVAEVTVGVAVGVLLGDLITFQLGTGAWQLALIVGLAMTAALLLDAGTLLINQAAIQAIVVATLAPAAGASFLRWTDALVGGAVALVAAAVVPRAPLRRPREQAGVIVRKVSALLRAAADSIEDGDAARSLEVLRDARSTDSLVAELRAAADEGLSVVRSSPFRRAHKGGVRAMADLVEPLDFALRNTRVLVRRVAVACYRHEPIPTSYAGLLRDLADCSDSVAAELAAGRMPGAVRADLVRLGRETSQAARTHDLSAEVVLAQVRSIVADLLAVSGMDPLVATDQIPPLVDD